A single window of Rhodococcus jostii RHA1 DNA harbors:
- the mshD gene encoding mycothiol synthase, with amino-acid sequence MSASVQSWTDRLDGKQAADVSALLERATAADGTAPVSEQGVHAVSGAGSDGVRHLVETDADRIVGYAQLQPGRGDHPAMAELAVDPAARGRGIGGRLVAEVLSEGGPDARVWAHGNLPAAQAVAQRLGLIGARELLQLRRPLADAELPELVVPEDISLRVYRGVEDDPEVLRVNAAAFAWHPEQGSWTERELAERRAEAWFDPSGLFMAFAASDDQRLLGFHWTKVHPKQGDEPAIGEVYVVAIGPDAQGRGLGRLLTLAGLHYLRDRGLGAVLLYVEGDNESALHTYDRLGFERFHTDVAYARA; translated from the coding sequence GTGAGTGCTTCGGTTCAGTCCTGGACTGATCGACTCGACGGCAAGCAGGCTGCGGACGTGTCCGCACTGCTCGAACGCGCGACGGCCGCGGACGGAACCGCGCCGGTGTCGGAGCAGGGTGTGCACGCCGTGTCCGGCGCCGGTAGCGACGGTGTCCGTCATCTCGTGGAGACCGACGCCGATCGGATCGTCGGGTACGCGCAGCTGCAGCCGGGGCGCGGGGATCATCCTGCGATGGCCGAACTCGCCGTCGACCCTGCGGCGCGTGGCCGCGGAATCGGTGGCCGGCTGGTCGCCGAGGTCCTGTCCGAGGGTGGTCCGGACGCCCGGGTGTGGGCGCACGGCAACCTGCCTGCGGCGCAGGCGGTGGCGCAGCGCCTCGGGCTGATCGGTGCGCGCGAACTCCTGCAGCTCCGGCGTCCACTCGCCGATGCGGAACTCCCTGAACTCGTTGTGCCGGAAGATATTTCACTCCGCGTGTACCGCGGCGTCGAGGACGATCCCGAGGTCCTGCGGGTCAACGCTGCCGCCTTCGCCTGGCATCCCGAGCAGGGGTCGTGGACCGAACGCGAATTGGCCGAACGCCGCGCGGAGGCCTGGTTCGATCCGTCCGGCCTGTTCATGGCGTTCGCCGCTTCGGACGATCAGCGGTTGCTCGGATTCCACTGGACCAAGGTGCATCCGAAGCAGGGCGACGAGCCGGCCATCGGTGAGGTCTACGTGGTGGCGATCGGCCCCGACGCCCAGGGACGTGGTCTCGGCCGGTTGCTGACGCTCGCCGGGCTGCACTACCTGCGCGACCGCGGGCTCGGTGCGGTGCTGCTCTACGTCGAGGGCGACAACGAATCGGCGCTGCACACCTACGACCGGCTCGGGTTCGAGCGGTTCCACACCGACGTCGCGTACGCGCGCGCCTGA